From one Lactiplantibacillus brownii genomic stretch:
- the mobV gene encoding MobV family relaxase: protein MSYLVANMQKLKADNLVGLGNHDQRRTQHHKNTDIDVDRSGLNYDLVAGRTNHFKTDIEAYINEHKTSQRAVRKDAVLVNEWIISSDSNFFADLTAADTRKYFETAKNYFAEKFGEENIRYAIVHLDESTPHMHMGIVPFDDEHKLSAKRVFNRTALRDIQDQLPTYLQQHGFNIQRGVQESERKSLTVPEYKAMREDLKKATLQKQEIQAELEDARKRLAELKPRDQQEIESKPTFLSKDKVVVRKSDLHDLESRAAVSDIYNQQQNRLKLDNQSLNYQLLEVKDNNYDLSKKNEKLQKLVDTLQGIVRSVDRFLQCKLGVGLPNEWLERAGLKELSKKAPQRPQERSEGQHDELDGPSL from the coding sequence ATGAGTTATTTAGTGGCTAATATGCAGAAATTAAAAGCTGATAATTTAGTTGGCTTGGGTAATCATGATCAACGCCGAACGCAACATCACAAAAATACTGATATTGACGTTGACCGTTCTGGCTTAAATTATGATTTAGTTGCTGGTCGGACTAACCATTTCAAAACGGATATTGAGGCTTATATTAACGAGCATAAAACCAGTCAGCGAGCGGTCAGAAAAGATGCCGTTTTAGTCAATGAATGGATTATTTCGAGCGATAGTAATTTCTTTGCCGATTTGACGGCGGCTGATACCCGCAAATATTTTGAAACGGCGAAGAATTATTTTGCTGAAAAATTTGGTGAAGAAAATATTCGTTATGCAATTGTTCATCTTGATGAGAGTACGCCACATATGCATATGGGAATTGTGCCCTTTGATGATGAACATAAGTTGTCTGCTAAGCGAGTATTTAATCGCACGGCTTTGCGAGATATTCAAGATCAATTACCGACTTATTTGCAACAGCATGGTTTTAATATTCAACGTGGGGTTCAAGAATCGGAACGTAAAAGTTTAACGGTGCCAGAATATAAAGCTATGCGGGAAGATTTGAAAAAGGCGACGCTTCAAAAACAAGAAATACAAGCTGAACTTGAAGATGCCAGAAAACGCCTTGCTGAACTTAAACCTCGTGATCAGCAAGAAATTGAGAGCAAACCTACTTTTTTAAGCAAGGATAAAGTGGTTGTTAGAAAAAGTGATCTTCATGACTTAGAATCTCGAGCAGCTGTCAGTGATATTTATAATCAACAACAGAACCGTTTAAAACTTGATAATCAAAGCCTAAATTATCAACTGCTTGAAGTTAAAGACAATAATTATGATTTAAGCAAGAAAAATGAGAAGCTCCAAAAATTAGTGGATACGTTACAAGGAATTGTTCGGAGCGTTGACCGGTTCTTACAGTGCAAATTAGGTGTTGGCTTACCAAATGAGTGGCTAGAGCGAGCTGGACTAAAGGAACTATCTAAAAAAGCCCCTCAGAGGCCACAGGAGCGTTCAGAGGGGCAACATGATGAATTAGATGGTCCAAGCCTTTGA